ggggggggattttttcaaaatgagaactcaatgaaattttctaaaacTTCTTATATATTTTCGGTTACATTTTAAAGtatgaatacaatttttttacttCAGCATGACCTTCTCTTGCGAGGTTAAATACAATCAGTTCCAATATCGAGTTtccaattgattttttttagCTGATACTCGAGTCTCCCTCCCTTAGGGAACAGAGCGAGACGCTACGGATTAGTGGACGCTGTTTCCCGTAGGCCGACGACTCGCTGACGTCATCGGTGCGGTGTTGTATGTGACCAAGGACGGTGGGGGTAGAGGCGCGACGCTAAGGAGGGGAAACTGAACGCAAGAGACCATGGTGGAGAGATGTGCGGCGTGCGAACGAATCGTTCGCGTCTACTTTGATAAGCCCTTTGAAAGCGTAGCGCGACCTTAGTTAGCGTTCTTTAGGATAATTTTCACTTCTAAGTCCTGGCAAATTGTACAGGAAAATTGTACATTGTACAGTCTGTTTATAAACATCACGATGATTATGCGAAGAACGGGAAAAGAACGCGCCTTCAAGTGCGAGAGGGAAAAGAATAATGTAAGTGACCCTTTGTgtccttttcttctttattgCATACATGCAATTCAATATATGCACGAAGTTAGTTGAAAATGTCGCGTATGCTGCGAACGAGAACGGTTCGGAATCGTTGGAATTGTATTAACTTAAAAAGGGAAGTTTATGGCACGTTTTATGTACTCGAAGGGCATAAAGGGCTCGTCGATGGTTGACGCTTTTTCAGGGTAATTTCTGTACCTTTCATTGTTTCCGATTCGTAATATTATCGTGACCGTATAGAGGTAGAACGCTCTGGCAACGCTGTCCAacaaattcgaatattttctcaaattttacTAATCttcgataaatattttgtactGTAATAGTATAACAGTTACGCTGTTATTTCTTGGATATAATTATTCTGTACGCTCTCCGgtaaaaaaagatttaatatcACATTGTTTCAGCAACGATTCAATTGACAAAGACACCCGGAATGTGTCAATTTTAgagatttttcaatttatttaaaaaattaggaacTTAGGAGGAAATCTAATTAGAGCACGCGATAGAGCAGATTTTTATCGTACAGAAACCATTAAAATATAATGCAAATTTTACTTTGATTTAATTATATCGATTAAATAGTTTGGCAATCGCGCGACTTTAGCAGCGGTGCTCAACTCGTAGCACTTTTCGCCGTCACACGTTGACGAGGCGTTATGACATTATAATGAAACATATTTGTTCAGAAGAATATTTATATGCAACAAGTATTGATACTAGCAAATACTAGCAAAtaagtattaatattaataagtgATAGAGATTTAATGGAAATTTGTTGAACAGTGCTGTGGGAGCTGCATAATGAAAAGTATGCGATCAGCGGGGACAGTTCGACTGCTATGGGGATAGTACAAGCATGGCCTTGAGCGGACAATTGATTTTGTTCGAAGGGTAGTTGAAGGCGACCGAGGGTGACTCGGTTGAAAACGCTTTAAAACATTGATCAGACGGCGGGCACGTATGGGAATGTTTAAATCTTTATTACTTAAGTACCGTTATCGGCGAGGTATGGATGTACACGTCGAATTATAATTCTCACGCTAACTCGTAAGCTGCATTGTTCACCGGTGTTCGAATTCTATCGTGTCGTTAAGTCAGTCTGGTTGTCATTACCAATAGGAAAAAGCGAGAAGAAAAGACAAGATTTACGAGTAGCAATCGCGAGGATTATAAACAGACTATCGTTGAATTTTTATCTATATATTTTATCTACAgcactgtctctctctctttctctcctctctcctctctctctctctccctctcattcTCGATAAGTATTCGATTGAAGTTTGAACGTCTACTGCACAAAGTAATTACCTTAATCAATGTTATTACttacaaattaataataatattaatactaacattaataataataataataatgaataacaattattattatatctGTCGCGTTTTATAAAAGTGTACTCTAATACAATTAAACGAATAAACTTacgaaatagttgttattgaaCACGCATAAGGAGAGAAACAGAAATAAAACCTGTCAAAGTACATATTTCTCTAACAGCTCTTGCTTCTTTCTTGCGAGCAACGCTTCCTGAATGTCTTGCTGCGACGGTATCGCTCTTTGCGCGGTGATCTCGACTTCCGGCTCCGCTTCCGGCTCGTTTTTCTCGTTCTGCTCCTGCCACTCTTGCACGGCCTTCTCCCGACCTTCTTGCTCCGCTTTCTGCTCCAGCGGTAGCAAAATACCGTCGTCATCGTCCCTGTAGCCATAATAATCGGCGTCGATGTCCTTCATCAGCTCCGCGCGAGTTTTCCGAGGTGGAGGCGGAGGCTCTTGTTCGAAAAGCTCTCTGACCCCCGGCAGCTCCTTTGCTGCTCCAAAGTACTTGTACCCCCGATTCCCAGGGACCTAAAccaattttcttaataaataacTTAATACATCGACTTCTGGTTATTGACCGGAGCACCTCAAAAGAATCGTATTGCTGACCTGAAGGGAAAACATACAAAACTTGCATGGCAATCAACGCGTTAATAGATGCTTTACCTCGCGCCCTTCGTGGTCCAGCATACGTGGACCCACTCTGGAGTAATCGGGCCCTCCCAACTCCTTTATCTGGGCCTCCCAGTGCCTTTTCTCTCTTAGCAGCTTGTTGATCTCATCGTTCAAGTCTCTGATTCTGAATTCACCTAGACCGGCATTCTGTATCTGTGCCACTTTCTTTGCAATTTCTCTGATGATCTGCATCCTCCATTTCTCTGCTTTCCTCAGGTCCCTGCATTCCGAAGCCAGGTATGGTCTTCTTTCCTGCTCTTTCCTGGCCCCTTCATTGCTTTGAGCTGCTCTCCAACGAGCCAGTGTGGTCCTAGAAAAGTAAACATAGTATAACGAGAAATCTTCAAACTCATAAATATAAGAAAAAAAGCTTAATTTTCGTGTACTCACATAGCCTTCTCCGCATTTCTTGCCTgaagagagaaacgaatttTGTTAATGAcaggaaatatatttattatagcaAATTCAATACTGTTTACAGTACTTACCATTTTTTTAGATGGTTATAGTAACGTTTGACTGAATATACAAAGAATGTGTTTTATATTTTGTACGACTCGCGGTTTATAATTACAACAGTACCGTCGTGTAATTAACTATAATTTTTTATGATTACTTTTAGAGGGAAAAGCGTATTTTATAGGTTATCCACCGCACGTTTGAGGTTATGACAGTGTATACACAACAGTATTACCACGTGTGTTTGCAATAGTGTGTGTGAAAAATGACATTATAGTGCTCCGTTACAAATAATTCTTGCTGCTTTAGCCGTACGGATCAACGCAGAATCCGGCACGAATCATCTACTCACTGAAGGCctccgtacagcgccaattaatgtagcggcaaaacgctcaaacagTTAACCAAACTTCTTTACCGATTACCGAGTCGGTAGTAAATTCCAATTTTACCGTGAGGGACACTTTATTAcaaccaccgacgagatatatataaagactgccagcccccgtgttaaactgcgagtctcaaagtgggtcccaggtgggtactgggagcggtcggtaacggccgcAATCACCGACGAAATATTCTCGTCGGTGCCGCGGGGCACTAGAGCTCCCTTACCATTCCTGTgtcatcctaccgtatcggtcggaactctagtattgtggaactaatatcgcAGACGAGATATAGGAGTAGGTCACAATTCAGTCATCTCATGTTttgctgtttcgtgtcgcacgacatGAAATACCATGAGAATGTTCGTggtataaacatttattttgtaaatcatatacacatttattttgtatttcagCGTAATCATTCTATGTAAGAAttaacaatgaataaataaagacaatgtaatAAAGACCTATCTGcctatttaattattgaaccctCAATTTCCCTATGCTCCTAATAGAAAATacgattttccgaaaatttctcgCCCGTGACTTGTCGTTGCCTTATTCTACTGAATTTCGGAAATTTTCGGCCGTCCGATTTGACGTCGACTTGTACTaccgaaatttcgaaaaatttttggccgtctgacttgacgttgacttgtactactgagtTTCAGAAATTTTTCGGGCGtccgacttgtcgttgacttatactactggaAATCCCGAGAATTTTGGCCGTCTGACTTggcgttgacttgtactactgaaaatcggatacctcctt
This genomic interval from Halictus rubicundus isolate RS-2024b chromosome 15, iyHalRubi1_principal, whole genome shotgun sequence contains the following:
- the LOC143361579 gene encoding pre-mRNA-splicing factor ISY1 homolog, with protein sequence MARNAEKAMTTLARWRAAQSNEGARKEQERRPYLASECRDLRKAEKWRMQIIREIAKKVAQIQNAGLGEFRIRDLNDEINKLLREKRHWEAQIKELGGPDYSRVGPRMLDHEGREVPGNRGYKYFGAAKELPGVRELFEQEPPPPPRKTRAELMKDIDADYYGYRDDDDGILLPLEQKAEQEGREKAVQEWQEQNEKNEPEAEPEVEITAQRAIPSQQDIQEALLARKKQELLEKYVL